TTTTGCAAACGAGAATCTACATTTTTCCAACTAGGGAGAAGATCAGTGTTAATCTCTTGAACCTTTCCTCCAGCAACTAAACGAAGGGATGCATCACCGGATGCAGTAACTAAATCGAACCCACCTTCATTCATAAGTGCTACCATCTCATCAGATGTGGCGGCAGTTTTTACACTCACTTTACAGCCAGTATTCTTTTCAAATTCAGTGACCCAGTCATATCCTTTGTCTGTTTCACCGCGCTCAATGTATCCCGCCCAAGCAACGATGGAAACTTCTCCCTCGCCTTGTCCGATTTCGGAAACCTTTGTTTCTTTTTTGCCGCAGGCAACCGCAAATGCGATTGTTAGGACTGCAACAGAAAAAATCACTCGTTTGTTTAAATCGAATTTCATAAACCTATGTGCTCCTGGTTTTACTTATGTCAGTGATTAGATATCAAAAATCCAAAATTAAGCAACCACTTACTAAGTTTTCAAAAAAAAGGTAGGAATTTTTATGCGTTGGGATTTCGATGAAAGCACAGGTTTCGTATGAAATACATCAAAGACAAAGACCTTTTTCGACAAGAAAACTTCATTGGTGGGGTATGGTGCCCTTCTGAAAATAAAAAAGAAATTTTAGTACATAACCCCGCAAACGGTGAGATCATCGGGAACATACCTCACTCAGAGGAAAAAGACACGATTCGTGCCATTCAATCAGCGAAAGAAGCACTGAATGATTGGAAATCACGTCCCGCAAAAGAACGAGCAGGAATTTTACGCAAATGGTTCCAACTCATGATAGACAACCAAGAAGATCTTGCTCTCATCATGACTCAAGAACAAGGAAAACCGCTAACAGAAGCTAGGGGAGAAATTGCCTATGCTGCATCATACATCGAATGGTTTGGTGAAGAAGCAAAACGTTCCTATGGTGATATCATTCCTTCCCATAGAAAAGATACAAGGATTTTGGTTTTAAAAGAACCCATTGGAGTGGTGGGAACCATTACACCTTGGAATTTTCCTGCGGCGATGCTTGCAAGGAAAGTAGCACCCGCACTCGCTGCAGGATGCACTGTTGTTTCGAAACCAGCAGAACTCACACCCTACTCTGCACTTGCGATGGCAGTGCTTGCTGAAAGAGCAGGACTTCCTAAAGGCGTATGGAACGTGTTAGTGGGAGATCCAATTTCGATCGGAAAAACAATTTTAGAAAGTAAAGAAGTTCGTAAACTTAGTTTTACTGGATCCACAAAAACTGGAATTTATTTAATGGAAAAATCAGCGGCTACCTTAAAAAAACTCTCACTAGAGTTAGGTGGCAATGCTCCTTTTATTGTTTTTGAAGATGCGGATATGGATGAGGCCATCAAAGGGGCCATGCTCTCCAAATACAGGAACACAGGACAAACTTGTGTGTGTGTGAATCGTTTTCTAGTCCAAACTTCAGTTGCGGAAATATTTGCAAAGAAACTAGCAGAAAAAGCCAAAGAACTCATAGTTGCCAACGGAATGGAACCCAATGCCCAACAAGGCCCACTCATCAATGATGCGGCACTTGAAAAAGTAAAAACTCATATTGCTGATGCCGTATCCAAGGGAGCCAAAGTCCTAACCGGAGGGAAAGAACATACTCTAGGTGGAAATTTTTTTGAACCAACAGTTTTGTATCCGGTAAGTTCTTCCATGATCGTAACTCAAGAAGAAACCTTTGGGCCTGTTTCGTGTATCCAAACCTTCCAAACAGAAGAAGAAGCCATTCGCCTTGCAAACGATACCGACTTTGGACTTGCTTCCTATTTATATACAAAAGATATGGCTCGCACTTTTAGAGTCGCCGAACAATTAGAATACGGGATGGTGGGAATTAACGAAGGACTCATTTCTTCAGAACAAGTTCCCTTTGGTGGAGTCAAATTCTCTGGAATGGGACGCGAAGGCTCTAAATACGGACTCGATGATTATACAGTAACCAAATATCTCTGCCTCGGAGGAATCAAATGACGGGCAATCAAAAACAAACAAACCAAACTTTATGGGAAAGAAGACTCGCAAACGTTCCCAGGGGAGTCACAACCGCTTATCCAGTGTTTGCTGAAAAAGCGAAAAATGCAGAAATTTGGGACATCGAAGGAAAACGGTTTATTGATTTTGGTGGTGGGATTGGAGTCCAAAACACGGGACATTGCCATCCAAAAGTACTCGCTGCCATCCACAAACAAGTGGACCAAGTTTTGCACACTGCCTTCCAAATTATGCCTTATGAGCCATATATCGTTCTTGCAGAAAAACTAAACGCGAAAGCACCGATTGATGGTGGAGCCAAAACCATCCTATTTTCTTCTGGGGCAGAAGCTTTAGAAAACGCGGTCAAAATTGCAAGGGCAGCTACAGGGAGACCAGGGATCATCAGTTTTCTGGGTGGATTTCATGGACGAACCATGATGGCGCTTGCCCTTACTGGGAAAGTGGTTCCTTACAAAAAAGGATTTGGTCCCTTCGCAAGCGATGTATATCACATTCCATTTCCTATGGAATACCATGGAGTGACAGAAGACGATTCGATCAAAGCACTCAACAATCTCTTCAAAGCAGACATCGATCCTTCTCGAGTGGCAGCAATTGCCATCGAACCCGTGCAAGGTGAAGGTGGATTCTATATTGCTTCTCCTAGTTTCCTTAAAAAACTAAGAACCATTTGTGATGAACATGGAATCCTTCTCATTGCGGATGAAGTACAATCTGGATTTGCAAGAACAGGAAAACTTTTTGCAATCGAACATTCAGGAATCAAACCAGATCTCATTACCACAGCCAAGTCACTTGCAGCAGGGATGCCGCTTTCTGCAGTGATTGGAAAAACTTCCATTATGGACGCAGTCGAACCAGGGGGACTTGGCGGAACTTATGCAGGAAATCCGGTGGCTTGTGCTGCGGGGATAGCGGTGATGGATCTCATCGAAGAAGAAGGGATTTTAGAGAAGTCAGTAAAACTTGGGGAACTGTTGATTGCGGAACTAAATGAAATCAAAAAATCATACCCCCATATCGGCGAAATACGTGGATTAGGTGGAATGGTTGCATTTGAACTCGTAAAAGATGGAGATGCAAACAAACCTTCTGCTGATCTCGCAAAAAAACTCACAACAAAAGCCTTGGAACATGGACTTGTCCTCCTCTCTTGCGGTGTGTATGGAAACGTGATCAGGATTCTAGTTCCCATCACGGCAGAAGAATCCATTGTCAAAGAAGGTCTTTCTATCATAACAAAAACACTAAAGGAAATATAACAAACGTATGAATGAATATAAACTTTGGATTGATGGTAAGTGGGTAAATACAAACGGCGGGAAACTTATGGACATCGAAAATCCTGCCACTGGAGAAAAGATTGCACAAGTGATTGATGCCAGTGCCGCTGATGTAGACAATGCAGCAAAAGCAGCTCACAGGGCTTTTTATGATGGCAGATGGTCGGGAATCACTCCAAGCGAACGTTCTAAAGCCATTTGGAAATTAGCAGATCTTTTAGAAGCAAAAACAGAAGAGTTTGCCAAACAAGAATCGCTCAATGCTGGAAAACCTTATAAAAATTTAAGTTTAGCTGGTGACATTCCTTTTGCTGTGGACAACATTCGATTTTTTGCTACCGCAGCTCGTGACGTACAGGGAAGCCGTGCAAACGAATACCAACCAGGATATACTTCCATCTTACGTAGAGAACCAGTGGGTGTGGTTGGTCAAATTGCCCCTTGGAACTATCCTTTACTTATGGCTGTTTGGAAATTTGGACCAGCACTCGCAGCAGGTTGTACTGTCATTTTAAAACCGGCACCAGGAACTCCAATCACAACACTTATGTTAGCTGAACTAACAAAAGAAGCAGGAATTCCTGATGGAGTGATCAATATTGTGACTGGTGGCAATGCCGCAGGTCAGGCCATTGTGGACCATCCACTCGTACGTATGGTTTCTCTAACCGGATCTACCGGAACGGGAAAAAATATTATGAAATCCGCATCGGATTCCTTAAAACGAGTGCATTTAGAACTCGGAGGGAAAGCTCCCCTTCTCGTTTTTGATGATGTAGACATCAATCTTTTTGCCGCAAAAGCAGCGTTTGGTGCCACATGTAACTCTGGCCAAGATTGTACGGCTGCCACAAGGATTCTGGTTCCCAAAGCCCTCGAGAAAAAAATCACCGAGGCCGTTGTTGATGCCATGAAAGCAGTCAATGTGGGTGATCCATTCAAGGACCAAACAGAAATGGGTCCTCTGATTTCTGCCATCCACCGTGAACGAGTTTTAGGATTTATGGATCGTGCTAAAAAACAAGGAGCTAAAATTCTCACTGGTGGAGAAATTCCGAAAGGGTTTGAAAAAGGATATTTCTTTGCACCCACGGTGATCACCAATGTCGAACAAAACTTTGATGTAGTTCAAAATGAAATTTTTGGCCCAGTTCTCACCATCCAATCCTATGAGAACGAGGAAGAAGGAATAAGATTAGCAAATGATGTAAATTATGGCCTTGCTTCATCGATTTGGACAAAGGATATAGCGCGCGCTATGCGAGTTGCCAAAAGGTTTGAGTTTGGAACCGTTTGGGTGAACGACCATTTGCCATTGGCTTCTGAAACACCGCATGGAGGATTCAAACAGTCCGGATTTGGAAAAGATTTGTCAGCCGAATCTGTAGGCGATTATCTAATCACCAAACATGTAATGGTGGGAGGAGTTTAATTTCTAGTCCCAATGTGAAACAATCGGATGTCCAAAAGATCATAACATCCCAAAAGAATCCGATTGTTTCTTTTTTCCATTGGTTGGCACCAAGCTTCCACTCATTCGATGATTTAGATAAACCGGGAACGATTAAACTAAAGCGGCTTGTTTTAAAAAATCTTTGAAGGTATCAATGTCTTTTGTGAAAAAAACTGGTTTTGGGGCCTTTGTCTCTTTCAAAAGAAACACAATCCCTTGGTTGTGGAGAACCACTTGCTCCAATTCTTCTGGGGTGTATGTATAAGTTACATTTCCAGAATGGAATAAAAACTTCCCATTCTCTTCTCTTAAACTTCCCGAACCGATTCGTTTGAAGTTTTTCAGTCCATCTTCCATAGAATCAATATCCGAAGACTCTTCACCAAACGTAAGTTTACCGGAATAATCTAAAAACAAAGTTCCTTCAATTTGGAATCTACTTTCTTTGGCGGTAGGAGGTTCCTCTTCCAGATTTCCATCCCCTGTGGGGCGCAAAACTTCCGATTTTTGAACTACCGAAGGAGTTGGTTCTTCAGGCAAAGAATAGGAAAGGTGACGGTCATCAGAAATGGCCCGTTCTTTTCGAATTCGTTCGTCCAGTTGGGGAGAGACTGAAGGGCCTTGCGGCATGCGGTATTGACCGGAAGTTTGGGGTTTTCTGGGAGTGTAAGATGCAGGCTTCGATTTTTGTGGAGAAAGAGCTACGTACAGAAAACATAGGACACCCACAAGGATCATAGCAAAGGCAGCAAACAACATACTACCTATATTATCTTGCCAAACAGCGAATCTCTTGATCACATTTTTTCTTTACAAGGGCTTCGGAAACGGAAACGCTTCCTTTATGTTCGAAGAAGAACCCTCTACCCTCAAAGAAAAAATCTATCGCGGAATCATTGCTCTCTTTTTATTCATTTTGGTCGGAACCCTTATCATCACCTTTTTGCCTGGTGACGCGGAACAAAGCCTTGTAGGCGCCATCACAGGCCAAAATTCGACCAAAGCAGGGACCATTGCGGGACGGAGCATCCCGGTCGACTACTTCAATGCCGCTAAACGTGATTGTTACTACAGATACCAACAATATGGCAGAGAAACGGCCCAAAACCCCGAACTTCTGAACTCATGTGCCTTCTCCACTGTGAAGGAAATTTACATTGCCAATGACATTGCAACCGCTGTCGGTTTCCAGGTTTCTGAAATTAGCATCAAACGTGAGATGTCCAAACAAGCACGTGAAATCCACAAGGAGTCTGTCTCGCAAGCAGGTTACGGAGAGGAAGATTCTCGTTCTCTTTCAGAAATCTACCAACAGATCTACCGTTCCGCTCCCATGAATTACCGTATCGATTCCTCTACGGGATACGCACTTTACCCAAACTTTTTGGACCAACCTTTCACTCCGACAGAAAACGAAGCGGAGCTTGAAGACGAAGCCAAACGGGCAAAAATTTCTTTCCGGATCGTGGCTGTTTCCGAGGTCAATCTCCTCAATGCTGTGGAAGCCAAAATCAACATTTCTGACGCAGACCTGCAAAAAGAATACGAGAAAGAAAAAAAAGACGGGACTCTTGCCAAGGATCCGTCAGGAAATTTCGTCAGTTTTGAATCAAGGAAACCCTTACTTCTATCCAAAATGAAATTTGATCGCAAAAGAAAAGAAGTC
The DNA window shown above is from Leptospira brenneri and carries:
- a CDS encoding NAD-dependent succinate-semialdehyde dehydrogenase; the protein is MKYIKDKDLFRQENFIGGVWCPSENKKEILVHNPANGEIIGNIPHSEEKDTIRAIQSAKEALNDWKSRPAKERAGILRKWFQLMIDNQEDLALIMTQEQGKPLTEARGEIAYAASYIEWFGEEAKRSYGDIIPSHRKDTRILVLKEPIGVVGTITPWNFPAAMLARKVAPALAAGCTVVSKPAELTPYSALAMAVLAERAGLPKGVWNVLVGDPISIGKTILESKEVRKLSFTGSTKTGIYLMEKSAATLKKLSLELGGNAPFIVFEDADMDEAIKGAMLSKYRNTGQTCVCVNRFLVQTSVAEIFAKKLAEKAKELIVANGMEPNAQQGPLINDAALEKVKTHIADAVSKGAKVLTGGKEHTLGGNFFEPTVLYPVSSSMIVTQEETFGPVSCIQTFQTEEEAIRLANDTDFGLASYLYTKDMARTFRVAEQLEYGMVGINEGLISSEQVPFGGVKFSGMGREGSKYGLDDYTVTKYLCLGGIK
- the gabT gene encoding 4-aminobutyrate--2-oxoglutarate transaminase, with product MTGNQKQTNQTLWERRLANVPRGVTTAYPVFAEKAKNAEIWDIEGKRFIDFGGGIGVQNTGHCHPKVLAAIHKQVDQVLHTAFQIMPYEPYIVLAEKLNAKAPIDGGAKTILFSSGAEALENAVKIARAATGRPGIISFLGGFHGRTMMALALTGKVVPYKKGFGPFASDVYHIPFPMEYHGVTEDDSIKALNNLFKADIDPSRVAAIAIEPVQGEGGFYIASPSFLKKLRTICDEHGILLIADEVQSGFARTGKLFAIEHSGIKPDLITTAKSLAAGMPLSAVIGKTSIMDAVEPGGLGGTYAGNPVACAAGIAVMDLIEEEGILEKSVKLGELLIAELNEIKKSYPHIGEIRGLGGMVAFELVKDGDANKPSADLAKKLTTKALEHGLVLLSCGVYGNVIRILVPITAEESIVKEGLSIITKTLKEI
- a CDS encoding gamma-aminobutyraldehyde dehydrogenase, which produces MNEYKLWIDGKWVNTNGGKLMDIENPATGEKIAQVIDASAADVDNAAKAAHRAFYDGRWSGITPSERSKAIWKLADLLEAKTEEFAKQESLNAGKPYKNLSLAGDIPFAVDNIRFFATAARDVQGSRANEYQPGYTSILRREPVGVVGQIAPWNYPLLMAVWKFGPALAAGCTVILKPAPGTPITTLMLAELTKEAGIPDGVINIVTGGNAAGQAIVDHPLVRMVSLTGSTGTGKNIMKSASDSLKRVHLELGGKAPLLVFDDVDINLFAAKAAFGATCNSGQDCTAATRILVPKALEKKITEAVVDAMKAVNVGDPFKDQTEMGPLISAIHRERVLGFMDRAKKQGAKILTGGEIPKGFEKGYFFAPTVITNVEQNFDVVQNEIFGPVLTIQSYENEEEGIRLANDVNYGLASSIWTKDIARAMRVAKRFEFGTVWVNDHLPLASETPHGGFKQSGFGKDLSAESVGDYLITKHVMVGGV
- a CDS encoding LIC_11490 family protein — translated: MIKRFAVWQDNIGSMLFAAFAMILVGVLCFLYVALSPQKSKPASYTPRKPQTSGQYRMPQGPSVSPQLDERIRKERAISDDRHLSYSLPEEPTPSVVQKSEVLRPTGDGNLEEEPPTAKESRFQIEGTLFLDYSGKLTFGEESSDIDSMEDGLKNFKRIGSGSLREENGKFLFHSGNVTYTYTPEELEQVVLHNQGIVFLLKETKAPKPVFFTKDIDTFKDFLKQAALV